A section of the Candidatus Effluviviaceae Genus I sp. genome encodes:
- a CDS encoding class I SAM-dependent methyltransferase — AYVLREAGAEPVCVLDRHVCGLFRHGEWLAWLEDAGFRACAVPFHHSQIEPGSCDVFVGVRREEVSG, encoded by the coding sequence TGGCCTACGTGCTCCGCGAGGCCGGCGCGGAGCCCGTCTGCGTGCTCGACCGGCACGTGTGCGGCCTCTTCCGCCACGGGGAGTGGCTCGCCTGGCTGGAGGATGCCGGCTTCCGCGCGTGCGCCGTACCGTTTCACCACTCACAGATCGAGCCGGGCTCGTGTGATGTGTTCGTGGGCGTGCGACGAGAGGAGGTCTCGGGATGA